The following are encoded together in the Lactuca sativa cultivar Salinas chromosome 1, Lsat_Salinas_v11, whole genome shotgun sequence genome:
- the LOC111902309 gene encoding uncharacterized protein LOC111902309: MEELHTQLRVKRFVEGEATKGEARYEFFQLRYDARGRRGFTTLQKCVVAIHLMAMGESPDTMDDSMGMSERTARESMYTLSRDVAETFGDMYLRKTSLHDFQELYAAHKERHDRIYPQYSTFVKSFRHQVEERDKDFKRRQEGRAFVVLKAKWHIVEHAARPLDLETLRYIMYACIIMHNMVVEDKGRNIAHYIPTELRHVQFQPGTTEYLHQVVDIQDANKHRKLREDLADYIFYV, encoded by the exons ATGGAGGAGTTGCACACCCAATTGAGAGTGAAACGATTTGTCGAAGGAGAAGCGACCAAAGGCGAAGCAAG GTATGAATTTTTTCAATTAAGATATGATGCTAGAGGTAGACGAGGGTTTACAACGTTGCAGAAATGTGTTGTGGCCATTCATTTGATGGCTATGGGGGAGTCTCCCGACACCATGGACGATAGTATGGGAATGTCTGAAAGAACCGCAAGGGAGAGTATGTATACATTGTCAAGGGATGTTGCTGAAACATTTGGAGACATGTATTTGCGGAAAACTTCGTTGCATGATTTTCAAGAATTGTATGCGGCGCATAAAGAACGCCATG ATCGAATATATCCTCAGTATTCTACATTCGTGAAGTCATTTCGCCACCAGGTTGAAGAACGAGACAAAGATTTTAAGAGAAGACAAGAAGGACGTGCTTTTGTAGTGCTGAAGGCGAAGTGGCATATAGTTGAACATGCAGCACGACCATTGGATTTAGAAACTCTACGATATATCATGTATGCttgtatcataatgcataacatggtaGTAGAAGATAAAGGGCGAAATATAGCACACTATATCCCAACGGAGCTCAGACACGTTCAGTTTCAACCAGGAACAACAGAGTATTTGCATCAAGTTGTTGACATTCAGGACGCAAATAAACACAGAAAACTTCGAGAGGACTTGGCGGATTATATCTTCTATG TTTAA